A part of Tiliqua scincoides isolate rTilSci1 chromosome 13, rTilSci1.hap2, whole genome shotgun sequence genomic DNA contains:
- the FLCN gene encoding folliculin, with the protein MNAIVVLCHFCELHGPRTLFCTEVLHAPLPQGAGSGDSPGQSEQVEEEEGGIQMSSRIRSHSPAEGASADSSSPGPKKSDMCEGCRSLPAGHPGYVSHDKETSIKYVSHQHPNHPQLFSTVRQACVRSLSCEVCPGREGPIFFGDEQHGFVFSHTFFIKDSLARGFQRWYSIITIMMDRIYLINSWPFLLGKIRGIIDELQGKALKVFEAEQYGCPQRAQRMNTAFTPFLHQRNGNAARSLTSLTNDENLWACLHTSFAWLLKACGSRLTEKLLEGAPTEDTLVQMEKLADLEEESEGWDNSEEEEEGKPASQADGREIRELNKSPADSSLLLDCRNWNATSRSQSVFQSLRHLRQVLGASSFRMLAWHVLMGNQVIWKARDTDLVQSAFDVLRTMLPVGCVRIIPYSDKYEEAYRCNFLGLSPHVQIPPHILSSEFAVLVEVRTATRSSLYPVLFDDEQPLSRYDFVVTSGSPVAADRVGPTILNKIEAALTNQNLSVDVVDQCLVCLKEEWMNKVKVLFKFTKVDSRPKEDTQKLLSILGAAEEDNVKLLKFWMTGLSKTYKSHLMSTVRSPTSSESRN; encoded by the exons ATGAACGCCATTGTCGTCCTTTGCCATTTCTGCGAGCTGCATGGACCTCGCACCCTCTTCTGCACGGAGGTCTTGCATGCGCCTCTGCCTCAGGGCGCAGGGAGTGGAGACAGCCCTGGGCAGAGCGAgcaggtggaagaggaggaagggggcattcagATGAGTAGCCGGATCCGCTCCCACAGTCCGGCCGAAGGCGCCAGCGCAGACTCCAGCAGCCCAGGGCCGAAGAAGTCCGATATGTGTGAG GGGTGCAGGTCTCTTCCTGCAGGACATCCCGGCTACGTCAGCCACGACAAAGAGACCTCCATCAAATATGTCAGCCACCAGCATCCAAACCATCCCCAGCTCTTCAGCACTGTGCGCCAGGCCTGCGTCCGCAGCCTCAGCTGCGAG GTTTGCCCAGGGCGCGAGGGCCCCATCTTCTTTGGTGACGAGCAGCATGGCTTCGTCTTCAGCCACACGTTCTTCATCAAGGACAGTCTGGCCCGTGGCTTCCAGCGCTGGTACAGCATCATCACCATCATGATGGACCGCATCTATCTCATCAACTCCTGGCCTTTCCTGCTGGGAAAGATCCGCGGAATCATTGATGAGCTGCAAGGCAAAGCCCTCAAG GTCTTTGAAGCCGAGCAGTACGGCTGCCCCCAGCGTGCCCAGCGCATGAATACAGCCTTCACGCCGTTCCTGCACCAGAGAAATGGGAATGCAGCTCGTTCTCTGACCTCCCTGACCAATGACGAGAACCTGTGGGCatgcctccacacttcctttgcttg GCTGCTGAAGGCCTGCGGCAGCAGACTCACAGAGAAACTGCTGGAGGGAGCCCCCACAGAGGACACTCTTGTTCAGATGGAGAAACTGGCAG ATCTTGAAGAAGAATCAGAAGGCTGGGATAACtccgaagaggaggaggaggggaaaccTGCAAGCCAGGCTGATGGCAGAGAAATCCGGGAGCTAAACAAGAGCCCAGCAGACTCTTCTCTCCTGTTGGACTGCAGAAACTGGAATGCGACATCCAGAAGTCAGTCTGTCTTCCAGTCCCTCCGGCACCTGAGACAG gtcTTGGGGGCATCTTCTTTCCGCATGTTGGCATGGCATGTGCTTATGGGGAACCAGGTCATCTGGAAAGCGCGTGATACAGACCTTGTCCAGTCTGCTTTTGATGTCTTACGG ACCATGCTACCTGTGGGCTGTGTCCGGATCATCCCCTACAGTGACAAATATGAGGAGGCTTATCGGTGTAACTTCCTGGGCCTGAGCCCTCACGTGCAAATCCCACCTCACATACTATCCTCAG AATTTGCTGTTCTCGTAGAGGTCCGCACTGCCACCCGATCAAGCCTCTACCCTGTCTTGTTTGACGACGAGCAGCCCCTCAGCAGATACGACTTTGTGGTCACCAGCGGGAGCCCTGTGGCGGCAGACAGAG TTGGCCCCACCATCTTGAACAAGATTGAAGCTGCTCTGACAAACCAGAACCTCTCGGTGGATGTTGTGGACCAGTGCCTCGTCTGCCTTAAGGAGGAGTGGATGAA CAAAGTGAAAGTTCTCTTCAAGTTCACCAAAGTGGACAGCAGACCCAAAGAGGACACCCAGAAGTTGCTGAGCATCTTGGGAGCCGCCGAAGAGGACAACGTGAAGCTCCTCAAGTTCTGGATGACGGGCCTGAGCAAGACCTACAAGTCGCACCTCATGTCGACGGTTCGCAGCCCCACTTCTTCGGAGTCTCGAAACTAG